One genomic region from Melioribacteraceae bacterium encodes:
- a CDS encoding carbohydrate porin, which translates to MQYVLLQFIFILVFAGNYLAQKNPLNMPDTTTVLDKIFLTHEATYTGEFAGNLTGGKKTGGAYLGMANIKIGFETKTLELWEGGEFFLNGASTHGGTPSEKLIGDFQVASNIEAGNRTYLHELWYKHSYKNFQAIVGLQDLNSEFVTSEYAGNFINSSFGIPSLIADNIPVPIFPLTALGITARYEVNESMAIQAAVFDGLPEDSESNQYNLNWDLKSSDGVLVFSELQFSIELGDLPGKLKAGYYYHSHLRETCPETKIVETVFDKNYGFYAIADQNLLKSGGYNILGIFAQFAISPTNINAHNYYFGGGINYQIVSDNGTKDLLGIAIAHAGFSNKDLRNETTVEMFYKAHITENLFFQPDIQYIVNPAGTENNLRNSVAAFLRFGINF; encoded by the coding sequence ATGCAGTATGTACTTTTACAATTCATTTTTATACTCGTTTTTGCAGGAAACTATTTAGCACAAAAAAATCCGTTAAATATGCCGGACACAACAACAGTCCTAGATAAAATATTTTTAACACACGAAGCAACATACACGGGTGAATTTGCAGGAAATTTAACCGGCGGCAAAAAAACCGGTGGCGCTTATCTTGGGATGGCAAATATTAAAATCGGTTTTGAGACAAAGACTTTAGAATTATGGGAAGGGGGGGAGTTTTTTCTGAATGGTGCTTCTACACACGGGGGGACACCATCGGAAAAATTAATTGGGGATTTTCAGGTTGCATCGAATATCGAAGCGGGCAACCGTACTTATCTTCATGAATTATGGTATAAACATAGTTACAAAAATTTTCAGGCTATAGTAGGACTGCAGGATTTAAACTCGGAATTTGTTACAAGCGAGTATGCCGGCAATTTCATTAATAGTTCGTTCGGCATACCTTCCTTAATAGCCGACAATATTCCCGTACCTATTTTCCCGCTGACAGCTCTCGGAATTACAGCCAGATATGAAGTTAACGAAAGTATGGCAATTCAGGCTGCAGTATTCGACGGATTGCCGGAAGATTCAGAAAGCAATCAGTACAATTTAAATTGGGATTTAAAATCGAGCGACGGAGTATTGGTTTTTTCTGAATTACAGTTTTCAATAGAGCTAGGGGATCTGCCCGGAAAATTGAAAGCCGGATACTACTATCATTCACATTTAAGAGAAACCTGTCCAGAAACTAAAATTGTTGAAACGGTGTTCGATAAGAACTACGGTTTTTATGCGATAGCCGATCAGAATTTATTAAAATCAGGGGGATACAATATCCTTGGAATATTTGCGCAGTTTGCAATCAGTCCAACAAACATTAATGCGCATAATTATTATTTTGGAGGAGGTATAAATTATCAGATTGTTTCCGATAATGGAACCAAAGACTTATTAGGCATTGCTATCGCTCACGCAGGATTTTCAAATAAAGACTTAAGAAACGAGACAACAGTAGAAATGTTTTACAAAGCACACATTACCGAAAATCTTTTTTTTCAGCCCGATATCCAGTACATAGTTAATCCGGCAGGAACGGAAAATAATTTAAGAAATTCGGTCGCTGCATTTCTAAGATTCGGAATAAACTTTTAA
- the feoB gene encoding ferrous iron transport protein B encodes MYKTELNIQAVEAIHLSDLQNDEVGIITKILGHGAFRKRITEMGFVKGKPVKVIKNAPLQDPIEYELMSFHVSLRRSEARLIEVVPVEKYGDKSIAHFDGTIPDDELQKKIREKCRTINVALVGNPNSGKTTLFNYATGKHERVGNYGGVTVDTKEAKLDHNGYRINITDLPGTYSISEYSPEELFVRKHITETLPDVVVNVIDSSNLERNLYLTSQLMDMNIKVVIALNMYDELEEKGDKFDHAALAKIIGIPIVTTVASKGKGIKELFSKVIDVYEDRDEVARHAHINYGTNIEDSIKRLRDEIKKNRIIYDSYYSRYAAIKLLENDTDFTSRISGIPDSQNLLALAQKEITSLEREYKEKSDTVIADAKYGFINGVLKETYKQDKLNKRQASHSIDFFLTHKYLGFPIFIFFLWVMFQLTFSLGGYPMDWIDAGVSELGNFIANTLPDGSLRDLIVDGIIGGVGGVIIFLPNILILFFCISLMEDTGYMARAAFIMDKLMHKIGLHGKSFIPLIMGFGCNVPAVMATRTLENRKDRILTMLILPLMSCSARLPVYVLLISAFFPANQGLVLLSIYLIGILLATLVALVFKRIFFAKQDVPFVMELPPYRIPTLRNTLVHMWGKSVQYLTKMGTVILSASIIIWALGHFPRDVKFSVDYDKMTEEISANINLTGSEKEEQLAQIEIDKESERMEKSYIGQLGHMIVPVIEPLGWDWKIGVSIITGLAAKEIVIGSMGVLYQSDLEADETSVNLKTKLQQQVFTSGPRIGEKVFSPVVAYSLMLFILIYFPCVAVIAAIRKEANWKWATFTMVYTTAMAWIVAFGAYHIGNIF; translated from the coding sequence ATGTATAAAACAGAATTAAATATTCAGGCTGTCGAAGCAATTCATCTTTCGGACCTTCAGAACGATGAAGTCGGAATTATTACCAAGATATTAGGACACGGTGCTTTCAGGAAACGAATTACCGAGATGGGCTTTGTAAAGGGGAAGCCTGTAAAGGTTATCAAAAACGCTCCTCTTCAGGACCCGATTGAATACGAGTTGATGAGCTTCCATGTTTCGCTCCGCAGAAGCGAAGCCAGATTAATTGAAGTTGTACCGGTTGAAAAGTATGGTGATAAATCAATCGCGCATTTCGACGGAACTATACCCGACGACGAACTTCAGAAAAAAATCAGAGAAAAATGCCGGACAATCAATGTTGCACTCGTTGGCAATCCGAATTCCGGAAAAACAACATTATTCAATTACGCGACCGGTAAACATGAGCGCGTCGGTAATTACGGCGGAGTAACTGTTGATACCAAAGAAGCAAAGCTGGATCATAACGGTTACAGGATTAACATTACGGATTTGCCCGGGACCTATTCAATTTCGGAATATTCGCCCGAAGAATTATTCGTCCGGAAACATATAACCGAAACATTACCTGATGTTGTTGTGAACGTAATCGATTCGTCGAACCTAGAAAGAAATCTTTACCTTACTTCCCAACTGATGGATATGAACATCAAGGTAGTTATTGCGCTGAATATGTACGACGAACTCGAAGAGAAGGGGGATAAATTCGATCATGCTGCTCTGGCAAAAATTATAGGCATACCGATTGTTACCACTGTTGCATCCAAAGGAAAAGGAATTAAAGAATTATTCTCCAAGGTAATTGACGTATACGAAGACCGGGATGAAGTTGCACGGCATGCGCATATTAATTACGGCACAAATATCGAGGACTCGATAAAACGTTTACGCGACGAAATTAAAAAGAATAGAATTATATACGATTCCTATTACAGCAGGTACGCTGCAATTAAATTATTAGAAAACGATACTGATTTTACCAGCCGGATTTCCGGAATTCCGGATTCTCAGAATCTTCTTGCACTTGCTCAAAAGGAAATTACTTCACTCGAACGCGAATACAAGGAGAAGTCCGATACGGTAATCGCGGACGCTAAATACGGATTTATAAACGGTGTATTAAAGGAAACATATAAGCAGGATAAATTAAATAAAAGGCAGGCCAGCCATTCTATCGATTTCTTTTTAACTCACAAATACCTGGGATTTCCGATATTTATCTTTTTCTTGTGGGTAATGTTTCAGCTGACGTTTTCATTAGGCGGCTACCCGATGGATTGGATCGATGCCGGTGTATCAGAACTCGGTAATTTTATTGCCAACACACTTCCCGATGGCTCGCTGAGAGATTTGATTGTGGACGGTATAATCGGCGGTGTAGGCGGAGTAATTATATTTCTTCCGAATATTTTAATCCTGTTTTTCTGTATCTCATTAATGGAAGACACGGGTTATATGGCCCGCGCCGCTTTCATAATGGATAAGCTGATGCACAAAATCGGTCTGCACGGAAAATCATTTATTCCGCTGATAATGGGATTCGGATGCAACGTTCCTGCTGTAATGGCTACACGAACATTAGAGAACCGTAAGGACAGGATTTTAACGATGCTGATATTGCCGCTGATGTCATGCAGCGCGCGTCTGCCTGTTTATGTACTATTGATTTCAGCATTCTTCCCTGCAAACCAGGGACTGGTTTTATTGTCAATTTATCTGATCGGCATTTTGCTGGCTACACTGGTTGCTCTTGTATTTAAAAGGATCTTCTTCGCAAAGCAGGATGTTCCTTTTGTGATGGAATTGCCGCCGTATAGAATTCCCACACTCAGAAATACTCTGGTTCACATGTGGGGCAAAAGCGTTCAGTATTTAACTAAAATGGGGACTGTAATATTAAGCGCTTCAATTATTATCTGGGCACTAGGACATTTCCCCCGCGATGTGAAATTCTCGGTTGATTACGATAAAATGACGGAGGAAATTTCAGCTAACATTAATTTGACCGGGAGCGAAAAAGAGGAACAACTTGCACAGATTGAAATTGATAAAGAATCCGAGCGGATGGAGAAGTCCTATATCGGTCAATTGGGGCACATGATAGTTCCGGTTATTGAACCGCTCGGCTGGGATTGGAAAATAGGCGTGAGCATTATTACAGGTTTAGCCGCTAAAGAAATTGTAATTGGATCGATGGGAGTTCTATATCAATCCGATCTGGAAGCCGATGAAACTTCTGTAAACTTAAAGACAAAACTTCAGCAGCAGGTATTTACAAGCGGACCAAGAATAGGGGAAAAAGTTTTTTCGCCGGTTGTCGCCTATTCCCTGATGTTATTTATATTAATTTATTTCCCGTGTGTGGCGGTTATAGCGGCAATCAGAAAGGAAGCTAACTGGAAGTGGGCCACATTTACTATGGTTTACACTACTGCAATGGCATGGATTGTTGCTTTCGGTGCGTATCACATAGGAAATATTTTTTAA
- a CDS encoding FeoB-associated Cys-rich membrane protein, whose translation MIQDIIVFTIISLTAGYIVISFIKNLRVKKRSGNACGGCTGCDLSKNSAACSREF comes from the coding sequence ATGATTCAGGATATAATTGTATTCACAATAATTTCATTAACGGCCGGTTACATAGTAATTTCTTTTATAAAGAATCTACGTGTTAAAAAAAGATCCGGGAACGCGTGCGGCGGCTGCACGGGCTGCGATCTTTCTAAAAACAGCGCTGCATGCAGCCGTGAATTCTAA
- a CDS encoding EVE domain-containing protein encodes MKYWLMKSEANCYPIEFLEKEKNQTTYWDGVRNYQARNFIRDEMKIGDKVIFYHSNGEPPCAAGICEVVKEAYPDFTAFDPENPHYDPKSKKDNPAWMMVDVKLVKKFKNFVSIDSMRSNKKLQKMQLLQRGNRLSVMPVTKDEFEEIMRIGG; translated from the coding sequence ATGAAATACTGGTTAATGAAATCCGAAGCAAATTGCTACCCGATTGAATTTCTGGAAAAAGAAAAAAATCAAACCACCTACTGGGACGGAGTGCGTAACTATCAGGCGCGTAACTTTATAAGGGATGAAATGAAGATTGGTGACAAAGTAATTTTCTACCATAGTAATGGTGAACCGCCCTGCGCTGCCGGTATTTGTGAAGTTGTTAAGGAAGCTTATCCGGATTTTACCGCATTCGATCCGGAAAATCCTCATTACGATCCGAAGAGTAAGAAGGACAATCCTGCATGGATGATGGTGGATGTTAAGCTGGTTAAGAAGTTTAAGAATTTTGTATCAATTGACAGTATGCGCAGCAATAAAAAGCTTCAGAAGATGCAGCTTCTCCAACGCGGAAACAGACTTTCTGTTATGCCGGTTACAAAAGATGAGTTTGAAGAGATAATGCGAATAGGAGGATAG